TCATAACACTTTTTCCTTCACTGCGGGACCCCTTTTCTCCAAAGGGCTATgtaagtttatttaaaattagaCAAACAAGAAGACAGCATttgtctgcagctgtgttttgaaatgtttgttattcttaaattatttaataGGAACACTTTTATGATGCACAAAAGGGCACTGGATATTTAGCATGGCGCCTCAAGACCATATCCAGAAAGAAGTATCAGAGGCCGGTCAAAGTAGCTAAAGATCTTGAAGCCCATGGACCAAACCGCAAAAGATCAGCAGATGGAGTGCCTCAGCAACTTACTGGAGATGCCTGCAAAGAGGCAATATCATTTCTTCTCCATTGTAATGACGACACAAGTGTTATGGAAAAGATGAAGAAGACCTTTAAACACCGCCAGGAACTGATCCATGATCCACAAAGAACAGAAGAAGTCTTCAAAGTCTTTCCACGTTTTTTAGATGTCAAAGGACTTGTAAGCGTTTGTAATGATCTTGACCTTTTTCAAATATTGGTAGATTTTGACAGCTCACTGTAAAGTATTCATTCATATAATACATTTTCCCTTTTATGTAATTAACAGCTTAACCAAGACTTTGTGCTGGTGTTTGGAGCTGAAACTGCCTCGAGGATGCTTGAAAAGTGGGACACGACATTTAAGCAAAAGATCATTGAGGAGGCCAAACACCTGACACGGACAAATGAATTGTTTCAACTTTTGAAAGCTGCTGAAAACTTAACAGAGAATGATGAGACCAGTAAGCATTACATTGTCTATAAATATGATAGTTTACACTGTATTATCTCTGTGTTCAGAGTGGATAATAATAATTTCTTCCCAAAttctctgttatttttttatattttgatagACTGGGACAGTGATATGGCTTCACTGCTGCTCCTTCTTCATCTGTTGCCACCCACAGCAGGACGAAAGAGGATTAAAATAAGCCCCACTGATGCTGTACCTAAAATGGTGCACTTTCATAAGGTATGGGTTTTACAATATTTACAAACTGggagtgaaaaaaaatcacaggtAGGTCATGCacaaatgtgttcatattttttattttaagttgtgcaaaatattaatttgtgtaCACTTTTGTGTTTCAGCATACATTTCTAATTGAAAGTTATCTAACCAAATTCTGCATCCCCTAACAAACACTAGCTAACTTTATGTCTTCCTCCACTGTATCCATAAACGtcctctttggtctttttcAAGATGTCTGAGCTATCTCAGTCTGGCCTGAATTCTCTAAATTGGAGATAATGTTTGCACCCAAGAAGTAACACTCATATCCTaaaatatctatttattttgaaatctttgtcaatgttttctttttcagtcatGTTGCAGCATTGGTGAACACCTGCAAAAACGTGAAGGCAAGCAACCCTACATCCTTGCCATTGGCCAAACCCAGAACAAAATTGAGACCTTCTACATCATTGTGGACAAACAGCTCATTCCCTGCCAAGCCACTAGTTCACTGGGCGCGTTTGATGAACTCTTTAAATCCCACTATGTTTTCAACTTGTCCTATGAGGAATCCCTGGTCCAGCTCTACACTTTTGTTCAAACAACCATCTTTAACATCGATGTCACAACAACAGACGAGTCTCCGAGAGTTCGTGAGTTGCGTGCTAAACTGCTCAACTAgcttaaaatatgtttaagtgTTTCATTTGTCAGGCTGTTCATGTGACCTGTAAGTCTTTGACAATCCATTTAAGACTTGACCATAGTTTTTATCCAAGCACCAGGTTTAAGTTGCTTTGTGCACAAGGTTGTTGTAGGCGTCAGTTTTCAACTTATTCTGGTTTCAAAAAGCATTTGGAAACTGTTCACAGGGACAAGTTACAGAGTGGTAATTCAGCAAACTTAGAACCATTTGAGGCCCCTTCTTTCAATGACACAACAGAAGTAAATTCGGCAGATGAAACTCTGAGGTCAGAGGCTGGATGTTCTGAGAATAGTGGATCAAGTCCTCAAAAGGAGAATGTTAAAAGTATCTGCACTTCAATTATAGCTAAACTCCAAGGAAGTGGAATGGCAAACAGTGTTGTTTCAACTATAATTAGTGATATGCAAGAACTTACAACTGAAATGCAGTCTCAAATCAAAGTTGAAGTTTTGTCTGCTTTGCCTCCAGACAACCCAATAAGACCTTCACTAGAAAAAACCTTTGACAAATTTGAAAATCCCTTTTTGAGCtttaacacagaaacaaaaagagtaaaatacTTCAAGAACAAATGGGGGATAGTTGAGCCTGTAGAAATAATGTTAGGTGTTCGATTTGACAAtcgtaaaaataaacaaacaggcaCTTACGATCAAGTTCCAGTTAAAGATACATTTGTTTACATTCCGATTTTAGAAACAATTAAATTTATATGCCGAAATTCTGAAATATGTAAACTTCTCAAACATCATCACTTCTCAAAAACTAATGTACTTGAAGACTTTTGCGATGGAAGTTATTTTAAAGCACACccacttttctcagaaaagCCAAATTCTCTACAAATTCTGTTGTATTATGATGATTTCGAAACAGCTAACCCACTTGGTTCAAAACGCACTGTTCATAAAGTTGGTGCCCTCTATTTTGTCCTTAGAAATTTGCCAGCCAAGTTTAATTCTGCTCTCATGAACATTCATTTGGTTGCACTGTTTCACACAGATGATGTTAAGAAATATGGCTTTGATCCTATTCTGCAGCCTCTGATTAATGATATCAAAATATTGGAACACGAAGGCCTTTACCTTCCATTCTCCACAGAAAAAGTCCATGGAACCATCTGTCAGATAACTGGGGACAACCTAGGAATGCACACAATTCTGGGTTTTACAGAGTCTTTTAATGGGCATTATTTTTGTCGTTTGTGCTTGATTGAAAAAGATGATGCCCAGAGAATTTACAATGAGGACGATTTCCAGGTAACTCTGCgtgaaagaaatgtttttgaaatgcaTTGCAAACAATTACAGTCGGAGCCACAAAAGTCATCTGTTTTTGGCTTAAAGCAAAATTCACCACTGAATAGTCTGCTTTACTTTCATGTTTCAAACAATTTCTCATTTGACATAATGCATGACATTCTTGAAGGGGTGGCTCAATATGAGATAAAGTTATTGTTGGAATATCTGTCAGAaaattttttgtcaaaatttgagcTACTGTCCAGAATTTATGCTTTTGACTACGGGTACCTGGAACGCAAAAATCGCCCTACCAGGCTTACTTTGGACAGTTGTGGCAACAGTGTTGGACTGAATGCCATTCAGACCCTGTGTCTTGTTAGAAACATTCCCTTGGTCTTTGGGGATATTGTGCCGGAAGGAAACCAAAACTGGACATTGCTGCTTCTGTTACTCCAGATAATTAACATAGTGTTTTCAACTTCTGTTTCATTCGGTATGACTGtgcttttgaaatatttaataattgaACATCACAGCCTGTTTAAAGTGTTGTATCCAGGTAGAAATCTTATTCCCAAACACCATTTCATGATACATTACCCAGCTTGCATAAGAAAAATTGGACCTTTGATACATATGTGGAGCATGAGATTTGAAGCAAAAcacaagattttcaaaaacactCTTAAAAACTTTAAGAACATTACTAAATCCCTTGCAAAAAAACACCAGATGTCACTTGGGTATCATTGGGAGACATCACAATTAGACAGCATTGAGTATGGGCCTTTGAAGTCatttaatctaaaaaatgaGCCcaatgttgacatgtttttaaGAGCTCTGAATTTTTCACCAGAAAAAATCTTTTCAGCTAATTGGATTAAAATATGTGGTACAGAGTACAGGCAAGGACTAATAATCTGCAGTGATATTGTTGATGAAATTCCAATGTTTGGTAGGATACAAAAGATCCTTTTATTAAACACAGAGATCTACTTCCTTGTAGACAAGCTTGTGGTGGAACATTTCAATGAGCATTTTCATGCGTACAAAGTGTTCATAAGTAATGAAAATGATTTCATTAAAGCAGACTGTCTTGCCATTCACAGGCCGTTTGACTTACAAAGTGCCTACAGTGAAGACGACAGCATTTATATTGTACCTCTGTGTTTGTTGTAATGATGGTCAAATTTACCTTGTGCGCAAAATGTTATGGTGCTTGGATGATTTGTTACTCTTAATAAAGAGTTCAAAGCTTTCTCAAATGTCATAATATTTCTTTCacattgtaaaatatttttacacttGGTGTTTTCTCAGGCGGCTGCACCTACAACCAAGCTAGGGATAGGTAGGCAAAGATGATTGTGTATCTGCTCCTACTTCTGTATAATCAAAGAAAGCCACGCTTCAACTGATCGTCAGTTGTTTGTATGTATATATTGAGATAAACATATTTACAACATTATAGGAACCAaaccttttatgttttgtatttgactACTTATAAAAGTAAACTTAACGTAATATAAAACTAGTCTTTTAAAGGCACTAaagtacagagaaaaaaaaactaatcatGGGAATCAACTCAGAATAAGAGTTAATTTTTGACACAATTTAGTGtgaaaaaaacactgttgaagtgtcaaaaataACACTAAGAATGTCAGTAATGTAACACTATTGCAGAGTTAAAATAGTAACACTTTATAAAGTGTAATTTTAACACTGGGCTGGTGAGGATTATATAAACACTCGCAAAGTGTTAAAATTGACACTATGGGAGTTAAATTAACACTGCTGATTTT
The nucleotide sequence above comes from Oryzias latipes chromosome 5, ASM223467v1. Encoded proteins:
- the LOC111946284 gene encoding uncharacterized protein LOC111946284 isoform X2 translates to MLLKVKYESTKKYIRLQSGFTYADVICEVKNKFGLPDGTELHIFDDFDTAVEEDVLLELIESKPDLCLTVCDSISDKHSCPSTLPEEQSVTLSVTDFFRELGIPTVRDGTSCEVLSKSTTEISESDAAKEMVENALHAKPGGEDVLDEYKSENSLKHGTRRKLVNILVSHMTELHGRIPSHKQKEKYALGIITLFPSLRDPFSPKGYEHFYDAQKGTGYLAWRLKTISRKKYQRPVKVAKDLEAHGPNRKRSADGVPQQLTGDACKEAISFLLHCNDDTSVMEKMKKTFKHRQELIHDPQRTEEVFKVFPRFLDVKGLLNQDFVLVFGAETASRMLEKWDTTFKQKIIEEAKHLTRTNELFQLLKAAENLTENDETNWDSDMASLLLLLHLLPPTAGRKRIKISPTDAVPKMVHFHKSCCSIGEHLQKREGKQPYILAIGQTQNKIETFYIIVDKQLIPCQATSSLGAFDELFKSHYVFNLSYEESLVQLYTFVQTTIFNIDVTTTDESPRVRELRAKLLN
- the LOC111946284 gene encoding uncharacterized protein LOC111946284 isoform X1, giving the protein MFKCFICQAVHVTCKSLTIHLRLDHSFYPSTRFKLLCAQGCCRRQFSTYSGFKKHLETVHRDKLQSGNSANLEPFEAPSFNDTTEVNSADETLRSEAGCSENSGSSPQKENVKSICTSIIAKLQGSGMANSVVSTIISDMQELTTEMQSQIKVEVLSALPPDNPIRPSLEKTFDKFENPFLSFNTETKRVKYFKNKWGIVEPVEIMLGVRFDNRKNKQTGTYDQVPVKDTFVYIPILETIKFICRNSEICKLLKHHHFSKTNVLEDFCDGSYFKAHPLFSEKPNSLQILLYYDDFETANPLGSKRTVHKVGALYFVLRNLPAKFNSALMNIHLVALFHTDDVKKYGFDPILQPLINDIKILEHEGLYLPFSTEKVHGTICQITGDNLGMHTILGFTESFNGHYFCRLCLIEKDDAQRIYNEDDFQVTLRERNVFEMHCKQLQSEPQKSSVFGLKQNSPLNSLLYFHVSNNFSFDIMHDILEGVAQYEIKLLLEYLSENFLSKFELLSRIYAFDYGYLERKNRPTRLTLDSCGNSVGLNAIQTLCLVRNIPLVFGDIVPEGNQNWTLLLLLLQIINIVFSTSVSFGMTVLLKYLIIEHHSLFKVLYPGRNLIPKHHFMIHYPACIRKIGPLIHMWSMRFEAKHKIFKNTLKNFKNITKSLAKKHQMSLGYHWETSQLDSIEYGPLKSFNLKNEPNVDMFLRALNFSPEKIFSANWIKICGTEYRQGLIICSDIVDEIPMFGRIQKILLLNTEIYFLVDKLVVEHFNEHFHAYKVFISNENDFIKADCLAIHRPFDLQSAYSEDDSIYIVPLCLL